From Watersipora subatra chromosome 8, tzWatSuba1.1, whole genome shotgun sequence, a single genomic window includes:
- the LOC137402511 gene encoding uncharacterized protein, with translation MLLVRKKDGKRCFCIDYRCLNAVMEQNAYPLPRIDNSLDAPSRSRYFSTLNLGEPWKSAEGEQAAFNTLKEIISIAPILGYLDPRRQYILDTDTSGCGVEAVLSQVQEGWRGPLREGAGKGRGPLAAWVPTSCLDRTPALDRAGSILGNVAYPGGPAGNPHETPAPTVARLNLDAGGSPEGLSALLGVTGPKGKLARTQATGQGPVAIMYRAIATGEEVPAEHLEVGSRELDILHHMRGSLRIQQDGVAGSTRGPAEPRQMVRHLPPEHVSDGLSRVARCARPQSMEGRRQPEKKGGSMQDDSDRRWPWIWWGYFLSHQRKKAGAGSHRPLYPVAGPLALPDATATVVANTLDEWVFCYLGLLEQIHRNQEAQFESQLMAKLCQLWNVGKTHTTPYHPQTNGIGEWNNRGLGNSLRALLLAWGQDEWDLLLPQLMRA, from the exons ATGTTGTTGGTCCGAAAGAAGGACGGGAAGAGATGCTTCTGCATTGACTACCGGTGTCTCAACGCCGTCATGGAGCAGAATGCCTACCCGCTACCCAGGATCGACAACAGCCTGGATGCCCCGTCTCGCAGTCGCTATTTCAGCACGCTTAACCTG GGAGAGCCCTGGAAATCGGCGGAGGGAGAACAGGCTGCTTTCAATACGCTGAAGGAGATCATCAGCATCGCCCCGATCTTGGGCTATCTGGATCCTcggaggcagtacatcctggacacgGATACCAGCGGATGTGGAGTGGAAGCCGTGCTGTCCCAAGTACAGGAGGGAT GGCGGGGGCCTCTCAGGGAAGGAGCTGGCAAGGGACGAGGGCCGTTAGCCGCATGGGTACCAACCAGTTGCCTGGATAGGACTCCTGCCCTCGATAGAGCAGGATCGATCCTGGGCAACGTCGCATACCCTGGAGGGCCGGCTGGCAACCCGCACGAGACTCCCGCCCCAACAGTGGCGAGATTGAACCTGGATGCCGGAGGTTCCCCCGAGGGGCTATCAGCCCTCCTAGGAGTGACAGGACCAAAAGGCAAACtggcaaggacacaggctactggacagggaccagtggccatcatgtaccgtGCCATCGCAACAGGAGAGGAGGTGCCAGCAGAACACCTGGAGGTCGGGAGCAGAGAGCTGGACATCCTGCATCACATGCGGGGCTCTCTGCGCATACAACAGGACGGCGTAGCTGGAAGCACGCGTGGCCCCGCAGAGCCACGccagatggtgcgccatctgccccCCGAACATGTG TCAGACGGCTTATCAAGAGTcgcgaggtgtgccaggccgcaaagcatggagggacgAAGGCAGCCGGAGAAAAAAGGAGGCTCTATGCAGGATGACTCTGACAGAAGGTGGCCGTGGATCTGGTGGGGCTATTTTCTGTCACATCAAAGGAAAAAAGCGGGTGCTGGTTCTCACCGACCACTTTACCCAGTGGCAGGACCAttggcactacctgacgccacgGCCACGGTGGTCGCCAACACACTGGATGAGTgggtcttctgctacctgggaTTGCTTGAGCAGATCCACAGGAACCAGGAGGCGCAGttcgagagccaactgatggccaaactgtgccaactctggaatgtGGGGAAGACCCACACGACTCCGTATCATCCACAGACAAATGGAATCGGGGAGTGGAATAACCGGGGACTCGGAAACTCCTTGAGGGCGCTGCTTTTGGCTTGGGGACAGGATGAGTGGGATCTACTGCTCCCCCAGTTGATGAGGGCATAA